GGGAACCGGCAGATCGGCGGAGGTCGAATCCTTGGGGTCGAAGCCCGCCATCGCACCCAGCAGGATGGCCGCGTCCCGCACGGTACGCGCCATCGGGCCAGCCTGATCGAGGGAAGAGGCGAAGGCGATGATCCCCCACCGCGAGCAGCGGCCATAGGTGGGTTTCAAGCCGACGATCCCGCAGAAGGCGGCGGGCTGACGGATGGAGCCGCCGGTGTCCGTGCCGGTAGCGCCGAGGCAAAGCCTGGCGGCGACGGCCGCCGCCGAGCCGCCCGAGGAACCGCCGGGAACGAGCGGGCGCATGTCGCCCCGACGCCGCCAGGGATTCTCGACGGGGCCGAAATAGCTCGTCATGTTCGAAGACCCCATGGCGAACTCGTCCAGATTCGTCTTTCCCACCAGCACGGCGCCGGCTTCCCACAGGTTTGCCGTCACCGTCGATTCGTAAGGGGGCGTAAAACCATCCAGAATGTGGGAGGCGGCGGTCGTGCGGACCCCTGCCGTGCAGAAAAGGTCCTTCACGGCGAGCGGGACGCCTTCCAGCGCCCCGCCTTCGCCCCTGGCAAGGCGTGCATCCGAAGCTTTGGCCGCGGCAAGCGCCCTTTCCGGCGTTTCCGTGATGAAGGCGTTGAGGCCGCGCCCCGCCTCAGCCGCCTTGAGGTGGGCGTTAACAAGCTCGCTGGCGCTGAAGTCTTTCTTGCGCAGGCCCTCGCGCGCCGCGGCGATCGTAAGGTCGGTCAGCCTCACCATGAAGCGGCCTATTCCACGACCTTTGGCACGGTAAAGAAGCCCGCCACGCGCTCCGGCGCGTTGGCGAGGATTTCTTCGCGGCGATCGGGTTCCGTGACCTTGTCGGCGCGCAAGCGCAAGCCTTGGGCGGCGACCGACGTCATCGGCTCGACGCGCGCGGTATCAATTTCCTCAAGCTGCTTGACCCATTCGAGAATCTGCGAAAGCTCGGCGGCAAGCTCTGTCAGTTCGTCCGCATCCACGTGCAGGTGGGCAAGCGAGGCGATGCCTGCCACAGTGGCCTTGTCCAGCGACATGCGGTAAATGTCTCCTGATCAGTAACGTCGGAATGCTTTGAAAACCGGGGCATCCGGTAGAATATCGACGGAAGGTATCACCCGGCATGGCGATCTGCAACCTTATGGAACTCCGGCAACGCCTGAATCCCGGCGAGCGTCTCATCGGTTTCGACGTCGGGGAAAAAACTATCGGGCTTGCGCTTTCCGATCCCTCCCTTGCCATCGCCACGCCGTTTGAAACGCTGCGGCGAACCAAGTTCCGCGAGGACGTCGAGAAGCTGAAGCACCACGTCCGGGCGAACGCCGTCGGCGGCTTCGTCATCGGCCTGCCGATCAACATGAACGGAACGGAAGGACCGCGCTGCCAATCCACCCGGGCGTTCGCCGACAACCTGCTTCGGGAGATTGATCTTCCACTCGTCTTCTGGGACGAACGCCTGTCAACCGCCGCCGTGACGCGCACGCTGATCGAAGCCGATCTTTCCCGCAATCGCCGCCGCGAAGTCGTCGACAAACTCGCCGCCGCATACATCCTGCAAGGATTGCTCGATTTCTTTGCCACATCAAAAGAGAGAATGAATACGTGACCAGCCCGCTTCAAGACCTGCGCGTTCTCGACTTCACCCGCGTCCTCGCCGGACCTTTCTGCACGCAGCTTCTCGGTGATTACGGCGCCGACGTCATCAAGATCGAACGCCCCGGCGCCGGCGACGATACCCGGAAATGGGGTCCTCCCTACCTTAAGGACACGCACGGCAGCGATACGGCGGAAAGCGCCTATTACTTGAGCGCCAACCGGAACAAGCGCTCGGTCGCGCTTGATCTCGCGCAGCCGGAAGGCCAGGCGCTAGCCAAGCGGCTGATGGAGAAGTGCGACATCGTCGTCGAAAACTTCAAGGTCGGCACCCTTGCCAAATACGGCCTTTCCTACGACCAGGTGAAGAAGGACTTTCCCGGCCTGATCTACTGCTCGATCACCGGCTTCGGCCAAACCGGTCCCTACGCCCATCGGGCGGGCTACGACTACCTGGCCCAGGCGATGGGCGGCTTGATGAGCATCACCGGCGAGCCGGAAGGCACACCGATCAAGGTTGGCGTCGGCGTCTGCGACATCATGGCCGGCATGTACGCGGCAAGCGCGATCCTTGCCGCCCTTCACCGGCGGAGCCAAACGGGCAAAGGCGAATATATCGACATTGGGCTTCTGGATTCGCAAATCGGCTGGCTCGTTTACGAGGGCCAAAACTACCTGTGTTCCAGGAAGGTGCCGCAGCGACAGGGGAACGCGCACCCCAATATCGTTCCCTATCAAACCTTCCAGGCGGCGGACGGCCATCTCGTGCTGGCGGTCGGCAACGACCGCCAATTCCAGAAGTTCTGCGGCTTCGCCGGGTGTCCCGAGCTGGCAACCGACCCCCGTTTTGCAACCAACCCCATGCGGATCGCAAACCGCGAGGAGCTCACCCGGCGCCTTGGCGATATCATCTTACAAAAGCCGGTTAACTACTGGACGGAAGCTCTGGAAAAGATGGGCGTACCGGCAGGACCGGTGAACAACATCCGAGAAGCGTTCGAGGACCCGCAGGTCCGGCATCGAGGCATGAAGATTGCGCTGCCGCACGTCTTGCGGGAGGCGCCCGTCGATCTGATCGGGAACCCGGTCAAGCTGAGCGAGGCACCCGTCTCCTACCGCTTGGCCCCACCCACCCTTGGCCAGCACACGGAGGAGGTTCTGGGCGAGCTTCTGGGCATGGCCGCATCGGAATTCGTCACGTTGCAGAAAAAAGGTGTCCTCTAGGCTCACCCCTTCTTGCCGAACGCCGGGCGAGCGGCGTATAGTGCCGCTTTGATGAAGAAGACTGACGCCACCACCTCTTTTCCCCATCGCCACCTGCTGGGGATCGAAGGCCTTTCGGCGGGCGAGATTTCCTTCCTCCTAACCCTTTCCGAATCCTACGTCGAACAGAACCGCCAGGCGAACAAGAAGCGCTCGCTTCTGCAGGGCCGCACGGTCATCAACCTGTTCTTCGAAAGCTCGACACGCACGCGCACCTCCTTCGAGCTTGCCTGCAAGCGTCTCGGCGGCGATGCAATCAATATGACCGTTTCCACGAGCGCCATCAAAAAGGGGGAGACCCTGATTGACACGGCGATGACGTTGAACGCGATGCACCCGGATGTCCTTGTCGTGCGCCACTCCCACAGCGGCGCCGTGCAGCTGCTTTCCGAAAAAGTCACCTGCTCGGTCATCAACGCGGGCGACGGCAGCCACGAGCACCCGACGCAGGCGCTGCTGGATGCGTTGACTATCCGCCGGCGGAAGAAAAAACTGCAAGGCCTTCGCGTGGCGATTTGCGGCGACGTGCTGCACAGCCGCGTGGCGCGCTCGAACATCTACCTTTTGAATACGATGGGGGCCAGCGTGCGCGTCGTGGCACCGGAAACCCTGCTGCCGCCCCAGATCGAACGGCTGGGCGTCGAGGTTTTCCACAACATGGCAAAAGGACTTAAGGACTGCGACATCGTCATGATGCTGCGCCTTCAGCGCGAACGCATGAACGGAAACTTCATTCCCTCCACGAAGGAATACTTCCGCTTCTTCGGACTGGACGCCGGGAAGCTTGCCAACGCCAAACCGGACGCGCTGATCATGCACCCCGGCCCCATGAACCGAGGCGTCGAAATCGACAGCGAAGTGGCCGACGACATCGGCCGCAGCGTCATTCACGAACAGGTCGAGATGGGGGTTGCCGTCCGCATGGCGTGCCTGGACGCCCTCACCCGTTC
The Pseudomonadota bacterium genome window above contains:
- the ruvX gene encoding Holliday junction resolvase RuvX; translated protein: MAICNLMELRQRLNPGERLIGFDVGEKTIGLALSDPSLAIATPFETLRRTKFREDVEKLKHHVRANAVGGFVIGLPINMNGTEGPRCQSTRAFADNLLREIDLPLVFWDERLSTAAVTRTLIEADLSRNRRREVVDKLAAAYILQGLLDFFATSKERMNT
- a CDS encoding CaiB/BaiF CoA-transferase family protein, whose translation is MTSPLQDLRVLDFTRVLAGPFCTQLLGDYGADVIKIERPGAGDDTRKWGPPYLKDTHGSDTAESAYYLSANRNKRSVALDLAQPEGQALAKRLMEKCDIVVENFKVGTLAKYGLSYDQVKKDFPGLIYCSITGFGQTGPYAHRAGYDYLAQAMGGLMSITGEPEGTPIKVGVGVCDIMAGMYAASAILAALHRRSQTGKGEYIDIGLLDSQIGWLVYEGQNYLCSRKVPQRQGNAHPNIVPYQTFQAADGHLVLAVGNDRQFQKFCGFAGCPELATDPRFATNPMRIANREELTRRLGDIILQKPVNYWTEALEKMGVPAGPVNNIREAFEDPQVRHRGMKIALPHVLREAPVDLIGNPVKLSEAPVSYRLAPPTLGQHTEEVLGELLGMAASEFVTLQKKGVL
- the gatC gene encoding Asp-tRNA(Asn)/Glu-tRNA(Gln) amidotransferase subunit GatC; its protein translation is MSLDKATVAGIASLAHLHVDADELTELAAELSQILEWVKQLEEIDTARVEPMTSVAAQGLRLRADKVTEPDRREEILANAPERVAGFFTVPKVVE
- a CDS encoding aspartate carbamoyltransferase catalytic subunit — its product is MKKTDATTSFPHRHLLGIEGLSAGEISFLLTLSESYVEQNRQANKKRSLLQGRTVINLFFESSTRTRTSFELACKRLGGDAINMTVSTSAIKKGETLIDTAMTLNAMHPDVLVVRHSHSGAVQLLSEKVTCSVINAGDGSHEHPTQALLDALTIRRRKKKLQGLRVAICGDVLHSRVARSNIYLLNTMGASVRVVAPETLLPPQIERLGVEVFHNMAKGLKDCDIVMMLRLQRERMNGNFIPSTKEYFRFFGLDAGKLANAKPDALIMHPGPMNRGVEIDSEVADDIGRSVIHEQVEMGVAVRMACLDALTRSAADGKTAP
- the gatA gene encoding Asp-tRNA(Asn)/Glu-tRNA(Gln) amidotransferase subunit GatA, with translation MVRLTDLTIAAAREGLRKKDFSASELVNAHLKAAEAGRGLNAFITETPERALAAAKASDARLARGEGGALEGVPLAVKDLFCTAGVRTTAASHILDGFTPPYESTVTANLWEAGAVLVGKTNLDEFAMGSSNMTSYFGPVENPWRRRGDMRPLVPGGSSGGSAAAVAARLCLGATGTDTGGSIRQPAAFCGIVGLKPTYGRCSRWGIIAFASSLDQAGPMARTVRDAAILLGAMAGFDPKDSTSADLPVPDYEAALKAGVRGLKVGIPKEYRVDGMAQEIRDLWARGRAWLEEGGAEIVEVSLPHTKYALADYYIIAPAEASSNLARYDGVRYGLRVAGKDLADMYKKTRAEGFGPEVRRRILIGTYVLSAGYYDAYYRKAQKVRALIAADFEAAFRKVDVLLTPTTPTPAFPIGEKTDDPIAMYLNDVFTVPASLAGLPAVSVPAGLSADGLPLGLQLIGRAFDEETVLRAAQALEDAAPDLAGPGDGA